A window of Chitinispirillales bacterium ANBcel5 contains these coding sequences:
- the zapB gene encoding cell division protein ZapB, protein MSIEFLSDLENKIEELIGKLSESREEIVRLNQQCEQSKSRITELEDENLELSEQLENLRSDANGQREKINAAAERIQGLLSKLETVQ, encoded by the coding sequence TTGTCTATTGAATTTTTATCAGATCTGGAAAATAAAATTGAGGAACTTATCGGAAAGCTCTCCGAATCCCGTGAAGAGATAGTCCGTCTTAATCAGCAGTGTGAACAATCAAAGAGTAGAATCACCGAGCTTGAGGACGAAAATCTTGAACTCAGTGAACAACTTGAAAATCTTCGCAGCGATGCTAATGGGCAAAGAGAAAAAATTAATGCTGCGGCAGAACGAATACAGGGGTTGTTATCTAAGCTGGAAACGGTTCAGTAA
- a CDS encoding FliA/WhiG family RNA polymerase sigma factor yields the protein MSNIDKLWCEFKQNGSKIAKDKLLLEYAHLVKYVTHRIALNLPPSVDRDDLTSAGIMGLIKAVETFDPERGFKFETYAGHKIRGAVLDQLRALDWVPRSVRQKSRDLQRVFTKLENELGRAPYDDEVCEELGIGIKEYEEMLSEVTPTTIISLEEAMPDGGSDSKEIRIIDTIEDPGSENPLKELGFTEVKNVLKEAISNLVEKEKLVIALYHYEELTLKEIGVVLDLTESRVSQIHSKAILKLRSKLLQKINA from the coding sequence ATGTCGAACATTGATAAATTATGGTGTGAATTCAAACAAAACGGTTCAAAGATAGCAAAAGATAAATTGCTGCTTGAATATGCACATTTGGTAAAGTATGTAACCCATCGGATAGCACTCAATTTACCACCTTCTGTTGATCGTGATGATCTTACGAGTGCTGGAATAATGGGACTTATAAAAGCAGTTGAAACTTTCGACCCTGAGCGGGGATTTAAGTTTGAAACATATGCCGGGCATAAGATACGCGGTGCAGTTTTAGACCAATTGAGAGCACTTGATTGGGTTCCTCGATCGGTTCGTCAAAAATCACGTGATTTACAACGAGTATTTACCAAACTTGAAAACGAGTTGGGAAGAGCTCCTTATGATGATGAAGTCTGTGAGGAGTTGGGGATTGGAATCAAAGAGTATGAGGAGATGCTCTCAGAGGTTACCCCCACAACAATCATTTCCCTTGAAGAGGCTATGCCCGACGGTGGCTCAGATTCAAAAGAAATACGTATAATCGATACCATTGAAGACCCTGGTAGTGAAAATCCACTGAAAGAACTGGGGTTTACTGAGGTGAAAAATGTTCTTAAAGAAGCAATATCTAATCTCGTTGAAAAAGAAAAATTGGTTATTGCACTTTATCACTATGAAGAGCTTACTTTAAAGGAAATTGGTGTGGTGCTGGATTTGACCGAATCGAGGGTGAGCCAGATACACTCAAAAGCTATACTTAAACTTCGCTCCAAATTACTTCAGAAAATAAATGCCTGA
- the xseA gene encoding exodeoxyribonuclease VII large subunit has protein sequence MIFNSFFPPSELEQPYTITEINSTIASIIEGGNNLVWAEGEISNWKAASSGHCYLRLTDEQSQIPAVIWRSNAAKLPFTPEDGMAVVVIASIKVFQRGGYYQLDIHKMVQVGQGKQSIAFEKLKQKLKKEGFFDQKHKKSLPDTVKTLGIITSKKGAALQDIVRVVSHRAPQTDIVLLNVSVQGMSAPFEITEAIKNMNEYNQVDCIIVGRGGGSAEDLSAFNDENVARAVFESKIPVISAVGHEIDFTICDFVADMRAPTPSAAAEHAVADNQENERYFRACSKRLINNFAKFYSQNTQRYNRAICSSALSKPFRILEDSRQSLDDAEGRYHKAIKSCMRDFSLRLSTAGSKLHSLSPLSVLERGYSVTRNQKGKSIRSCKELKENENVSITFMDGTAQAKIEKLSSNRNISNAQNFDNS, from the coding sequence ATGATTTTTAATTCCTTTTTCCCACCTTCTGAGTTAGAACAACCCTACACCATAACTGAAATAAACAGTACCATCGCTTCTATCATTGAAGGGGGCAATAATCTGGTGTGGGCAGAGGGTGAGATAAGTAACTGGAAAGCAGCTTCCAGTGGGCATTGTTACCTTCGCCTCACAGACGAGCAGAGCCAGATACCAGCTGTTATATGGCGTTCCAATGCTGCTAAACTCCCCTTCACCCCTGAAGACGGAATGGCGGTAGTGGTAATAGCTTCCATTAAAGTTTTTCAACGGGGCGGATACTACCAACTTGACATCCACAAAATGGTGCAGGTGGGACAGGGAAAACAAAGCATTGCTTTTGAAAAACTCAAACAGAAGCTTAAAAAGGAAGGGTTTTTCGATCAGAAGCATAAAAAGTCACTCCCTGATACCGTTAAAACCCTTGGTATTATTACAAGTAAAAAAGGTGCCGCCCTACAGGATATAGTGAGAGTCGTATCGCATCGTGCACCTCAAACCGACATTGTTCTTTTGAATGTAAGTGTTCAGGGTATGAGTGCTCCCTTTGAAATCACAGAAGCAATTAAAAACATGAATGAGTATAATCAGGTAGATTGCATAATTGTTGGTAGAGGGGGCGGCTCAGCAGAAGACCTTAGCGCTTTTAACGATGAAAACGTTGCAAGAGCTGTATTTGAATCGAAAATCCCTGTCATCTCTGCGGTAGGTCATGAAATCGATTTTACCATTTGTGATTTCGTAGCAGATATGAGAGCCCCTACCCCTTCAGCAGCAGCAGAGCATGCTGTAGCTGATAATCAGGAGAATGAGCGATATTTTAGAGCCTGTTCCAAGCGCCTGATCAATAACTTTGCAAAATTTTATTCGCAAAATACTCAGCGCTATAACCGGGCGATTTGCTCTTCGGCTCTATCTAAACCATTTCGCATTCTCGAAGATTCCCGACAGAGCCTTGATGACGCAGAAGGACGTTACCATAAAGCAATAAAAAGCTGTATGAGAGATTTTTCTTTGAGATTAAGTACTGCAGGTTCAAAACTGCATTCACTCAGCCCTCTTTCTGTTTTAGAACGTGGATACAGTGTTACCCGCAATCAAAAGGGTAAATCGATTCGCAGCTGCAAAGAGCTTAAGGAAAACGAAAATGTATCTATTACATTTATGGATGGTACAGCACAAGCAAAAATTGAAAAACTAAGCTCAAATCGTAACATAAGCAACGCTCAGAATTTTGACAATTCTTAA
- a CDS encoding polyprenyl synthetase family protein, translated as MDELKKYIKKACEATDFTLQRILPPEDMYPTSIHKLMRYSSFAGGKRVRPCLVIAAHEASGGSFGDENVLKAAAAIEMLHTFSLIHDDLPCMDDDDFRRGKPTAHKAFDEATAVLGGDALCILAFEVLATTGKIEIIQEIAKALGTRGMIGGQVVDIESEGKTVTKDIVEYIHNNKTAALIKASVRVGAILAGASNHTLEKLTSYGNSVGLAFQVVDDILDVESTTEQLGKDAGSDKERGKATFPAVWGLEQSKVYAKKLIEDAWNEIEFLGEKGIILRELAEYIRVRIS; from the coding sequence ATGGATGAGCTAAAAAAGTATATCAAAAAAGCATGTGAAGCAACCGATTTTACTCTCCAGAGGATTCTCCCACCAGAGGATATGTATCCTACTTCCATACACAAACTCATGCGTTACAGCAGTTTTGCCGGCGGGAAAAGGGTTCGCCCTTGCCTGGTGATCGCTGCGCACGAAGCCTCTGGTGGAAGTTTTGGTGATGAAAATGTGCTCAAAGCTGCAGCTGCCATCGAGATGCTTCATACCTTTTCCCTGATTCACGATGATCTTCCTTGTATGGATGATGATGATTTCAGAAGAGGAAAACCAACAGCACACAAAGCTTTTGATGAAGCTACTGCGGTGCTGGGCGGAGATGCCCTTTGCATTCTTGCTTTTGAAGTGCTAGCAACAACTGGAAAAATTGAAATTATTCAGGAGATTGCAAAGGCGCTTGGTACCAGAGGAATGATCGGTGGCCAGGTTGTAGATATTGAATCTGAAGGAAAAACAGTCACCAAAGACATAGTAGAATACATTCACAATAATAAAACTGCTGCTTTAATTAAAGCATCTGTTCGGGTGGGGGCAATTCTTGCCGGAGCCTCTAACCATACACTCGAAAAACTAACCTCGTATGGGAATTCAGTAGGTCTGGCGTTCCAGGTAGTCGATGATATACTTGATGTAGAAAGCACCACCGAGCAACTGGGGAAAGACGCCGGAAGCGATAAAGAGAGAGGAAAAGCCACTTTCCCTGCAGTATGGGGCTTAGAACAGTCAAAAGTGTATGCCAAAAAATTAATCGAAGACGCGTGGAATGAAATCGAGTTTCTCGGTGAAAAAGGGATTATCTTAAGAGAGCTTGCTGAATATATAAGAGTGAGAATTTCTTAA
- a CDS encoding TIGR00282 family metallophosphoesterase, giving the protein MRILFIGDIFGNPGRRALAERLSSLIDDNSVDVCIANGENAAGGRGITANLFKKLRKYGVHVITGGNHSFAIPDNDKIFMDHPAILRPHNYPPGNIGKGTTLFTLEDGRSIGVVNLQGRTFFHETLDCPFRMGKAAIKELRETTPIIFVDFHAEASSEKIALAWHVDGLATAVVGTHTHVQTADEHILPGGTAFITDVGMTGPENSCIGMKPEGVIKRFLLQTYARFEPSNSSPMINGVIIDADDDTGKALSISRIFERLSLP; this is encoded by the coding sequence ATGAGAATCCTCTTTATCGGCGACATCTTTGGAAACCCAGGCAGGAGAGCACTTGCAGAAAGGCTCTCCTCACTTATTGATGACAACAGTGTTGATGTATGTATTGCCAATGGCGAAAATGCCGCCGGTGGCAGAGGCATAACAGCAAATCTTTTTAAAAAACTCAGAAAATATGGGGTACACGTTATCACTGGCGGCAATCACTCTTTTGCAATACCCGATAACGACAAAATATTCATGGATCACCCTGCTATTCTAAGACCGCACAATTACCCTCCGGGTAATATAGGCAAGGGAACGACACTTTTTACCCTTGAGGATGGCAGAAGTATTGGTGTGGTTAATCTTCAGGGTAGAACATTTTTCCATGAAACTCTTGATTGTCCTTTTCGTATGGGTAAAGCAGCAATAAAAGAGTTACGTGAAACTACTCCAATAATATTTGTTGACTTTCATGCTGAAGCATCCAGCGAAAAAATAGCCCTTGCCTGGCATGTTGACGGACTTGCTACTGCTGTTGTTGGCACACATACTCATGTGCAAACTGCTGATGAACATATACTTCCTGGTGGTACAGCCTTTATTACTGATGTAGGAATGACTGGACCGGAAAATTCCTGTATTGGAATGAAACCAGAGGGTGTAATAAAACGCTTTTTGCTTCAAACTTACGCACGTTTCGAACCATCAAATAGTTCACCTATGATTAATGGTGTAATCATTGATGCAGATGATGACACCGGAAAAGCACTCTCTATTTCACGGATTTTTGAACGGCTTTCATTACCATGA
- the gloB gene encoding hydroxyacylglutathione hydrolase, translating into MKRVKVVPLLVPPDNYTYLLVCEKRALAIDVTNAQALLSLIENQGVTLDYILSTHHHSDHTLGNVEVKKATGCKILGLDERIPGISKVLSDGEVVQFCSEEIRTLHVPGHTKHQAAFYLPSQGQLFTGDTLFGAGCGRLFECGPEKMYSSLLMLSKLPEETSVYFGHEYTKENLDFASAIEPQNPDIVKRLLVENDRLSANKYTTPSTIALEKSTNPFLRCNEQSVRRELDMVGRSPVAVFTELRKRKDKW; encoded by the coding sequence GTGAAGAGGGTCAAAGTAGTGCCGTTACTTGTTCCCCCAGATAATTATACCTACCTGCTTGTTTGTGAAAAACGAGCGTTAGCGATAGATGTAACCAATGCACAGGCTCTACTTTCTTTAATAGAAAATCAGGGTGTTACACTAGATTACATTCTAAGCACTCATCACCATAGCGATCACACCCTGGGAAATGTAGAGGTGAAGAAAGCTACTGGGTGTAAAATTCTGGGATTAGATGAAAGAATACCGGGAATAAGTAAGGTGTTAAGTGATGGCGAAGTGGTACAATTTTGTTCAGAAGAAATAAGGACGCTTCATGTACCCGGTCACACAAAACACCAGGCTGCTTTTTATCTGCCATCACAAGGGCAACTTTTTACAGGTGATACTCTTTTTGGAGCTGGCTGTGGGAGATTATTTGAATGTGGTCCCGAAAAGATGTACTCATCACTCCTTATGCTCTCTAAACTCCCGGAAGAAACAAGTGTGTATTTCGGACATGAATACACAAAGGAAAATCTCGATTTTGCTTCTGCTATCGAACCGCAAAACCCCGATATCGTTAAGCGCCTTTTGGTTGAAAACGATCGCTTATCAGCTAATAAATACACCACACCTTCGACTATAGCGCTGGAAAAAAGCACCAACCCGTTTCTTAGATGTAATGAACAGTCTGTTCGTAGAGAGTTAGATATGGTGGGGAGATCACCAGTGGCGGTATTTACAGAACTTAGAAAGCGTAAGGACAAGTGGTAA
- a CDS encoding HDOD domain-containing protein, producing MDSTYSEYSRKGPNPSDTSRIKRITQSIIGLPTLPTVISKMLEMIDNPRTSATTLARLISTDQSLTAKILKLANSAYYGFSREISTVNMAIVVLGFNTVKEMGLWLSVFDVFKRASNSSGDFDAASFWEHSVACGVAARMIARTNQSRFAAEAFVAGLLHDIGKIILNQYFNAEFNQVLNRAEQCSFEEAEKEVIGTTHGRIGAWLTEKWNLPSIISQTILHHHTPWNAGADKHFVAMVTLGDLICHLTSIGNSGRFSAPPYDERLWNIFMKAGIGVDEPDLERLQTDFLAEYDRSEVFLSLIHDSAERRNV from the coding sequence ATGGACTCAACATATTCAGAATATAGCAGAAAAGGACCGAACCCCTCTGATACTTCACGCATCAAGAGAATTACTCAGAGTATTATAGGGCTTCCAACCCTACCCACAGTGATCTCCAAGATGCTGGAGATGATTGATAATCCACGAACATCAGCAACAACTCTGGCCCGATTAATTTCTACAGACCAGTCGTTAACCGCAAAAATTCTCAAACTGGCCAATAGTGCTTACTATGGTTTTTCAAGAGAAATTTCTACCGTAAATATGGCAATTGTTGTGCTTGGTTTCAACACAGTTAAAGAGATGGGGTTGTGGTTGTCGGTGTTTGATGTTTTTAAGCGCGCTTCAAACAGTAGTGGTGATTTTGATGCCGCGAGTTTCTGGGAACACTCAGTGGCCTGTGGAGTTGCAGCTCGTATGATTGCCAGAACTAATCAGTCACGCTTTGCCGCTGAAGCATTTGTAGCAGGTCTGTTACATGATATTGGAAAAATAATCCTGAACCAATATTTCAATGCTGAATTTAACCAGGTGTTAAACCGTGCTGAACAGTGCTCGTTTGAAGAAGCTGAAAAGGAAGTGATCGGTACGACTCATGGAAGAATAGGCGCATGGTTAACAGAAAAGTGGAATCTGCCATCAATTATCTCTCAAACAATATTGCATCACCATACCCCCTGGAATGCTGGAGCAGATAAACATTTTGTTGCCATGGTCACTCTTGGGGATCTTATTTGCCATCTTACCTCAATTGGCAACTCCGGGCGCTTTTCGGCACCCCCTTACGATGAAAGGCTGTGGAATATATTCATGAAGGCCGGTATTGGTGTCGATGAACCTGATCTTGAAAGGCTTCAAACAGATTTTCTGGCTGAGTATGATAGATCTGAGGTTTTTCTTTCCTTGATCCATGATTCTGCTGAAAGAAGGAATGTCTGA
- the rnhA gene encoding ribonuclease HI, giving the protein MKKIKAYTDGACSGNPGPGGYGVILKYNGHQKELSAGYSNTTNNRMELLGVIVALETLKEPCDVTVVTDSQYIVNAVQKGWARKWRSMGWMRNKKDPALNPDLWEKLLKLLEKHNVTFEWVRGHNGHPENERCDELAVKAASMPNLKPDPGR; this is encoded by the coding sequence ATGAAAAAAATCAAAGCCTATACTGATGGAGCCTGCTCCGGAAATCCGGGGCCAGGGGGTTATGGTGTCATTCTTAAATACAATGGCCACCAAAAAGAACTATCTGCCGGTTACAGTAATACTACAAACAACCGTATGGAACTGTTAGGCGTAATTGTTGCTTTAGAGACACTGAAAGAACCGTGTGATGTTACAGTAGTTACCGATTCTCAGTATATTGTGAATGCGGTTCAGAAAGGGTGGGCACGAAAGTGGCGCTCAATGGGTTGGATGCGAAACAAAAAGGATCCTGCTTTAAACCCTGATTTATGGGAAAAACTACTGAAGCTTTTAGAAAAGCATAATGTAACGTTTGAATGGGTAAGGGGGCACAATGGACACCCTGAAAATGAACGATGCGATGAGTTGGCTGTAAAAGCAGCTTCAATGCCCAATCTTAAACCTGATCCCGGGAGGTGA
- a CDS encoding cell division protein ZapA: MKSVRVTISGVEYSIKGDVDTETTIQVAKYVDSKIAELHNSNASRDNIKLTVLSALNIAGELFESKAKHEEDLQKLREYEEKVATLNRRIESILET, translated from the coding sequence ATGAAAAGTGTGCGTGTTACGATTTCAGGCGTCGAGTACTCCATTAAAGGGGATGTGGACACAGAAACTACCATACAGGTAGCTAAATATGTTGATTCCAAAATAGCAGAGCTTCATAACAGCAATGCTTCAAGGGATAATATAAAATTAACCGTTCTTTCAGCATTAAACATTGCCGGAGAACTGTTTGAAAGCAAAGCCAAACATGAGGAAGATCTTCAAAAATTAAGAGAGTATGAGGAGAAGGTGGCGACTTTAAATCGCCGAATCGAATCAATTTTAGAAACTTAA
- the rny gene encoding ribonuclease Y: MDLSIIIIVTVVIALPLGFIGGFFWRTVADKKYQASHEEQIRKDADRIIKEAKNEAELKKKTAILEAKDEWFKAKSEFEKEANRTRESIRQEQQRLKEGDLDLKRREELLGKRETEFTARENFLNSKEKTLRTKDNELSRLIALQNDKLEKISHMTQEDAKKLLLENLEGQVRYECAQMIKEIKDQAKSEAEREAKEIIIHSIQRCAADTTVESTVSVVHLPSDEMKGRIIGREGRNIRSFEEATGIDVIVDDTPEAVILSGFDPIKREIARLALEKLITDGRIHPGRIEELIKKSERELEKMMKEEAEEVIFELDVHGLKPKMVDLLGRLRYRTSYGQNVLQHSKEVAILAGLMASELGLDSKTAIRAGLLHDIGKSIDRETEGTHSELGAELANKNGENEIIANAIAAHHEDVPPISMYPILIQAADTISSTRPGVRRETLSNYINRLTKLEEIADSFRGVQKAFVIQAGREIRVMVEPEQIDDAQAEELAGQVSQKIQEEMEYPGQIKVTIIRESRYTEYAK; the protein is encoded by the coding sequence ATGGATTTGTCCATTATCATAATAGTTACCGTAGTTATAGCCTTACCACTTGGCTTTATCGGTGGCTTTTTCTGGCGTACAGTTGCCGATAAAAAATATCAGGCAAGCCATGAGGAGCAGATACGCAAAGATGCCGACAGGATAATCAAAGAAGCGAAAAATGAGGCAGAGTTAAAGAAAAAGACTGCAATTTTAGAAGCAAAAGATGAGTGGTTTAAGGCTAAATCAGAGTTTGAAAAGGAAGCAAACAGAACTCGCGAATCGATTCGTCAGGAACAGCAAAGGCTTAAGGAGGGGGATCTTGATCTAAAGCGTCGGGAAGAGCTTCTAGGGAAAAGGGAAACTGAATTCACTGCCCGTGAAAACTTTCTCAATTCAAAGGAAAAGACACTCAGAACCAAAGATAATGAGCTCTCACGCCTGATTGCGCTTCAAAACGATAAGTTAGAAAAAATCTCTCACATGACTCAAGAGGATGCGAAGAAACTTCTGCTTGAAAACCTTGAAGGTCAGGTTCGCTATGAATGCGCTCAGATGATTAAGGAGATAAAAGACCAGGCAAAATCTGAAGCAGAACGTGAAGCAAAAGAGATCATTATTCATTCTATACAACGCTGTGCTGCTGATACAACGGTTGAATCCACCGTTTCGGTGGTACATTTGCCCAGTGATGAAATGAAGGGCCGTATTATCGGGCGTGAGGGTAGAAATATCCGCTCCTTTGAAGAAGCTACCGGTATCGATGTTATAGTAGACGACACACCAGAAGCTGTAATCCTTTCCGGTTTCGATCCAATAAAGCGAGAGATTGCCAGACTGGCTCTTGAAAAACTTATTACCGATGGACGTATCCATCCCGGACGCATTGAAGAATTAATTAAGAAAAGCGAACGGGAGCTTGAAAAGATGATGAAAGAAGAAGCAGAAGAAGTGATCTTTGAACTTGATGTTCATGGGTTAAAACCAAAAATGGTTGATCTGCTGGGAAGGCTCAGATACCGTACTTCCTATGGTCAAAATGTCCTTCAACATAGTAAAGAAGTCGCTATCCTTGCCGGTCTCATGGCCTCGGAGCTTGGACTCGATTCCAAAACAGCCATACGGGCAGGATTACTTCATGATATAGGAAAGTCGATTGACAGAGAAACCGAAGGTACCCACTCAGAGCTGGGAGCCGAATTAGCAAATAAAAACGGTGAAAACGAAATTATTGCAAATGCAATTGCTGCGCATCATGAAGATGTCCCCCCTATCTCCATGTATCCTATTTTGATTCAAGCCGCAGATACAATCTCAAGCACCCGTCCAGGCGTGCGCCGTGAAACTCTCTCAAACTACATTAACCGCCTCACAAAACTTGAGGAGATTGCAGACTCCTTTCGCGGTGTTCAAAAAGCTTTTGTTATTCAGGCTGGACGCGAAATCAGAGTGATGGTGGAACCGGAGCAAATTGATGACGCGCAGGCAGAGGAACTTGCTGGTCAGGTTTCACAGAAAATTCAGGAAGAAATGGAATATCCGGGACAAATTAAGGTCACAATCATTCGCGAAAGCAGATACACAGAATACGCTAAATAA
- a CDS encoding exodeoxyribonuclease VII small subunit, protein MKEKNKINRSFEEALCELESVIEQLEREDLTLDKALEHFENGISLMRHCDSHLKNAQGKLKELLKDENGKWVTKVSGVTLQSFIEGEEVDG, encoded by the coding sequence ATGAAAGAAAAAAATAAGATAAATAGAAGTTTTGAAGAAGCACTTTGTGAATTGGAAAGTGTTATTGAGCAACTTGAGAGAGAAGATCTAACACTTGATAAGGCTCTGGAACACTTTGAAAACGGGATAAGCCTTATGCGTCATTGTGACAGCCACCTGAAAAATGCTCAGGGCAAACTAAAGGAGCTGTTAAAGGATGAAAATGGTAAATGGGTTACCAAGGTATCAGGGGTAACGCTACAATCTTTTATCGAGGGAGAAGAAGTTGATGGATGA